The DNA region TTTAGGGTAAATTTACAATGGATTTTTTATTGAAATTTTATGCTGCAACTTCTTGGAATTCTATTATACACCAAACACTTTCATATGTTCTAAGTTTTCCATTAGTATATTCTATAAAAAGCTCTATGTCTTCTTGTGGAATATATAAAATACCCCCTTTTATATTAAACATTCCCTTTATTACTCTTAGTGCTTCTGTTACTGTTTTCGCTCTAAAAAATATCCAGAAGATATTCACTAAATTAATGGTTATAAACCAACCTACTAATTTATTCAATTTTCTTCCACTATTTTTCCATATTCTATGAATCAATATACATATTCCATGTAACATTCCCCAAATTATGAAATTCCAACCTGCTCCATGCCATATACCACTTGCCAAGAATACTATGAATAAATTCCTTAATGTTTTTAATTCTCCTTTTCTATTTCCTCCTAATGGAATATATAGATAGTTTGTCATAAATCTACCTAATGTCATATGCCACTTCTTCCAAAATTCCTGTATATTAGTTGATTTATATGGTGAATTAAAGTTTGCTGGTAACACTATATTAAACATCAAAGCAATCCCTATTGCCATATCACAATATCCACTAAAATCAAAATATAATTGTAATGTATATGATATTGATGTTAACCATGCTTCTATAAAATTTAATTTATCCATTATATCAAATCCTGCATTGGCAAAATTTGCTATTGTATCTGCTATTATTACTTTCTTTGCTAATCCTATAGAAAATACATATAATCCTCTATTCATATTTTCCCAGTTAATTTTTTTATTACTTTCAGCTTCAAATTGAGGTAACATCTCTGTTGGTAATACTATTGGTCCTGCTATTAGCTGTGGAAAAAATGTTACAAATAAACAATAATCTAAAAAATCATAAATTAAATGATATCTTTTATACATATCTACTACAAACGAAAGTTGCTGAAATGTAAAAAATGATATTCCTAATGGTAACATTATATGTAATAAATGAAAGTTGCTCTTAAATACTATGTTAATATTCTCTACAAAAAAATCATAATATTTAAAATACCCTAATATTCCTAAATTAAATACAACTCCAAATATTAATAATATCCTTCTTTGAACTATATCCACTTTATTGTTTGATAATCGTTTTCCTATAAAATAGTTTATTAAAATTGATATAGCTATAAGTATTAAATACATTCTATTAAAATATGAATAAAAATATAGTGAAGCTATTACTAACCAAGCTTTAGCACATTTATTTTTGTTATATCTATTTAATAAAAAGTATATTACCAAAGTAATTGGTAAAAATAAAAATATAAACTCATATGAATTAAATAACATTTTATATAAAATATAAGTTAAAACTTATATTATTTTCCTCCTTTAAAATTAATTATATTTCTATTTCCTATAATATCTTTTTTAAAATATTTCTAAATTCTTTATTCAATAAAAAAACTATAAATATGATAATTCCTGAAATACTAGAAATTTTAATAGCATAAATTATCCACTCTATCCATCCATTTATTTCAAAAATTATAAAAGATTTTATTATTAAATTTAATCCAAATAAAGATAAAATTAATAGGATTAAATAATTTCCATATACTTCAATATAGTCTTTCCAATCTTTATTAAAACATTTTATGAATACTAGTACTGGTCTTGCTATAGAAATTATCAAAATATTTGATATTATAGTTCCTACTATTACTCCATTTAATCCTATATAATAAAGTAAAACTATAGAAAAAACAAAATTTAATATAGCTTCTATTATTGGTAATTGAATGTCATCAAAAAATCCACTTCCATCTTTAAATACATCTGTCACTCCTCTAAAACATTGCACAAACAAATTTATAATAATTAAAATTGTCGTTTGCTTTGGTAATATATATTTATTTCCTATCCAAAGTTTGATAAAATCATCAATTAAAATATATGCACAAAAAGAAAACAGTATACTTATATTTAAAAAAATTATGTTCAAATTTCTCCAACAATTAAATATTTCTTCTTTATTATTTTCAGCTATAAATTTTCCAATTTTAGGTCTTAAAACACTTAAAATTATATTTATTAATGTTATTATCATTTGAACTATCATTTGATAACTTGCATATATTCCTACAACTTCAAGAGAAATAAATTTTGAAATAAGTATTAAGTCAGTATTAAAAACTATCAATCCTGCCAATTTATGCCAAAATAAATTTTTTAAATTTTTTGTTATAGATTTATCAGTTATTTTAGTTTTAAAAATATTAAAATAATACTTTTTATAATGAATTTTATAAAATATAAATTGGATTATATTATCTAAAATTAATAATAAAATAAAAATTAAAAATGACTCAAATTTAATTATAATTATTATTTGTAATATTTGGCAAAATATTCTACTTTCACCTTGTATTAATCTAACAAATTTAAATTTCTGATCTGCAGTAAATAGAACACTATATTTTGCAAAACTATAACTTAAGGCAGTGTTGATAACATATAAACTCCAGTACAAGTAAATATTTACATCTTTTAATTTATCTTTAATAAAAAAAGGAATAATAGGATTTAATAACAAACCTACTATTAAAATAAACAAAGATATTTTTTTATATAAGGAAGCAATAGTATTAATGATTACACTTATTTGATTATAATCTTTTTCTGCAAGTGGTTTATATAAAGCATAAGTAGAAGCAGATGATAAGCCTATTTCGGCTAAATTAAGATAAGCTAATAGCTGTGTAAATAATTTCATTAAACCTAAATTCTGTATTCCTAAATAAAGTGAAAAATATTTATTTACAAGAAATAATGATAAACTTATCCCTACTGTTATTATTAAATTTAATAATATTTCTTTAATAACTTTTATTCTTTTCAATATTCTTCCCCTTCTTTTGTTTATTTTTTATTACTTTATAAATTTTTTTCAATATAATATATATATATCCACATAAATAAGGATTCATAATTAAAAAATAATAAACAAAACATTCTTTTCTAGTATGTAATTTGGGTTTAAACCAATTTTTTTTTTCTTTTATTTCTTTTTCTAGGTATTTTTTTTTATTTTTAATAACATCGAAATTAATCATTGTGAATAAATTTACTATAGAATATATGTATCTAGAACGTCCTTCTGGTAAAAAAAATTTATCATAGATTATTGCTATTTGTCTATTTGCTTCTATACTTGTTAAAATTTTTTTATCAATTTTATGTGATAGTGAATTTTCATGTTGAACATAACCGTATAATTTTTCAGATGTATAAACTATTTTATTTGCTTGAGATAAATATTTACAACAAAATAATAAATCTTCACATATTGATATTCCATTGTCAAATCTTATTTCTTTGTTCATATTTAATAATTCTTTTTTTAATAATTTATTCCATAAAAATCCTTGATATCCATCAATTCTAAGAATATTTTTCATTGCTTCTAATTTATTCATTTTTCCAATTTTTACTCCTAAAATTGGTTGAAAAATATAATTAGATATTTCTATTTCATTTAATATTTCAAAATCACACATAACAATATCAGCATTCTCTCTTTCTGCTAATTCCACTAACCCCTTAGTCATTTGAAATTTTATAATATCATCACTATCAAGAAATTGTATATATTTCCCCTGAGAATATTTAATTCCGTCATTTCTTGCAGCACTAACACCTTCATTTTTTTTATGATAAACTTTGATCCTTGAATCTCTTTTGGCATAATTATCACATATAATACCACTGCTATCTTTAGATCCATCGTTAATTAATATTAATTCAAAATTTTTATAATTTTGAGTTAATATACTATCTAAACAAAATTTTAACCACTTTTCACTATTATAAATTGGTACTATAATAGATACTAATACCTCATTTTGCATATCTTTTTTCCCTCCTTTGTATTAAAGGAAATTTCATTTTTAATTTCTCACTTTTTTTATAATTAATACAACCATATATTATGTAAATAGGAATCCACCCAAAAATATTATACATACTTGAACCAGTTAAACAAGTCACCATATTAAAAGTCATAAAAATAAAAGAATATAATTTTCTTCCAGCTATAGAAATATTTGTGTTAATAATAATTATTAAACCAAATATTGTGGTTTCCAGTAAGAATTGAATTAAATCCATTTCTATTCCATGCCAAGTAATACTATTAGTTGATCCTAATCCGGCTGCTTTATATCCAGTATCTAATACTAAATTTAAAATCGTACTTCGACCTTGAGTAAAATGTTCTGGTATATCATTTACAATTGTAAAAAAGATATCACTATTTTCTGAAAGTAATAAATAAAACCATAAAATAGTAACAGTTATACACATAATTTTTCCAATCAGTATTATCATTTTATTTATTCTTTTATCTATATTTATAAATAAAGGTAATAAAAATAAAATAATGGAAAAAACTATTGCAGGTCTTTTAAATGTCAATAATACAAATATAAAAGATATTATTGAAATTATTTTATTTTTCCTATAATACATGAAAAAAGTACAACAATTTATAGAAGAAGCTGCAAAATAATGTGTTTCAAAAGGAGAAAATGAGTTAAAAAACGAAATACTTTTTATATTACTTATAGAAAGAATATTTACTCCTTTTTCTAAAATCCAACCTAATATTGAAACAAATAATAAATATATCATTAATTTATAAATTTCATCTAAATTAAAAATATTTAATATAACAAAAGAATATAAAATTGTAATCATAAATCGAAATGACAATTCAAATGTATATTTTATATTTCCACCATTAACTAATATTAATAATAGAGAAATTCCTAAAATACCTAAATTTGAAAAAATTATTAATTTTGCTTCTTTTAAATAACACAATCCTTTTTTATTTTTAATACTCATCAATCCAAAAATAGTTCCCACTATCAAAATAATATATTTTAAAATTTTTTGCAATTCCACATTTAAACCATGAGCTACATAGTATCCATCTATAAAAATTTGAAAAAAAAATATTATTACAAAAAAAATAATATTAACTTCTTTATATTTTATTTTCATAATTCTCCTAATTATTTTATTTAATTTTAACTTATAAGATTACGCATTATTTTATTAAATAAAAATCTAATATATAAAAAATATTATTCAATATTTAAATAAATATTTCTTGTATTTTTTCTTTTTTAAAAATAACTTTTAATTACTATTCATATTTTTTAATAAAAAAAATATTTTCTTATTCACTATTTTAAAATCAAATCTTTTTGATTCCAAAAAAGAATTTTTTACTAATATTTTATAATTATTTTTTGAAAAATTTATTGCTGATATTATACTTTCAGTTTCTCCATCTATTTTTAATGAATTTTTTTTAAATTTAACAATCTCTGAAATTCCTCCAACATCTGTTGTTATTATTGGCATACCATAACTCATTGCTTCTAAAATTGTCATTGGTTTCCCTTCTATAATAGAATTCATTATAAGAACATCATTATTCTTCATGTATTCTTTTACTTTCTCAGGAGAAACTGAGCTAAGTAAATTAATATGTCTTTCTGCATCATTTTCTCTAATTAAGTTTTCTAAATACTCTTTCTCTTCTCCATCACCTAATATTGTTAACTCTATTTTGTCTCTTATTGGTAATACCGCTTTTATGATTCCATCTATTCTTTTTACTTTTGAAAATCTTCCAACAAATAGCAACCGCAATGGATCATGGCAAGTATCTCTTATTGGTAATTCTTTTGGAATAACTATTGAATTATCAACTGAAATAACATTTTTATTATATTTTAAATATTTATTTAATGAAACTTTGTCTAACGTAAATATCAAGTCTGACTTTTTTAATAAAATTTCTATAAATTTATTAAAAAATATATTAACTAATTTATTGTTTCTATAAAATCTAAACCCTCTTAACATATTAAAAAAATCTCCATGTGAAAAAACAGCTATTTTTGAAAAAGGATGACATAATTTTATTTGAATAAAAGCTTCAGGTGTATGTAAATAATGAATTATTTTTTCTCCATTAGGAATATATTTTCTGAATTTAAATAATGCTTTTAAATATTCTAATCTCATTGATTTTTTAATATTATTTAAATTAACTTCTCTATATAGTATTGGCAAAAAATCAAACTCTTTTTCTCCAATATTTATTATTTGTATTTTTCCAACCTTACACTCATCTGTTGTTATTCCAACTAAAAGAATTTTTTTACATTCTTCGGGATGCTCTTCTGTAATATAAAGTAAAAAATTTCTTATACTTGTTAATTGACCTCCTATTGGAAAATCTTTAAAATTTGATGTATCATATATTATTAAACTATACATTTTTTAATCCCCTACTATCCTATTTTTTAACAAATAATAAATAAACTTTGTATTTGTAATTACATATCTTTTTAATAGTCTTCTAGGTTCTTGAAGTAATCTATATAACCACTCTAAGCTCATATTTTTCATCCATTGTGGTGCTTCTGGTATAGTTTCAGCAAGAATACTAAAAGCACCACCTACACCCACCATTATCCCATTTATTTTCCCTCTATTTCTATAACAAAATAATTCTTGACGTGGAGCACCTAAAGCTATCCATATAAAATCTGCTTTTGTAGCATTAATTCTATTTGCTAATTCATTTTCTTCTTGTTCATTCATATCTCTAAAAACTGATGGTTCTTTTCCTACGATTTTAATCCAAGGATATTTTTCTTTTATTTTTTTTATCAAAGTATCTAAATTTTCTTGTGTTGACCCATAAAAGAAGTGAGTTATTTCTCTCTCTTTTGATTTTTTAAAAACTTCTCTCATAAAATCAGGTCCAGTTACTCTATCCATTTCTGGATATCTTCTTTTTCCAATTATCGAAAGTGGTTTTCCATCAGGAAGAGATAATAATGATTCAAATTGAACTTTATAATAATCTATATTATCGTGTGCTATAACTGTAGTATGTACATTAGATACACAAATATAATTTCCATGAGATAATTTCCAATTATCAAATAAAAATTCTATACATTTATCCATATTTACAACAGAAATAGGGACTCCTATTATATTCACTCTTTTGGGATAATTTTTAAATAATTTTTGCTTTATCATAAATATCACACAATCTTTCATAATTTTTTTTAATATTTAATTTTTTATCAAAATATAATTTTGCGTTTTCTGAATAATATTTATTATTTTTTACAATTTCATTTAAAGAATTATAAAAAGAATTATAATCATTTATTTTATAGATCAATCCTCCTTTTGATTCTTCAACTATTGTTTTAGGAGTTCCCAATTTAGTGCAAATAACTGGAGTTCCTAATGAAAAACTTTCAGGTATTCCCATTCCAAACGTTTCATACCATTCACTTGTTATTAAAACAGCACTACTTTTTAATATATCTTGAAATATAACTTTTTGTTCTTTAAAACCGTAATAAATAATATTATCATTATCTTTTACTATTCTTTCTATATATTTTTTATAAGTCCCAGTTCCATATATATGTAGTACATAATCTTTTGGTACTTTTTGCCACATTTCTACCAATGATAAAATTCCTTTATTTTTTTCTAATCGACCATAAAATATAAAAACTTTATTTTTCATACACTCTTTTACTGAGATATCAAACTCTTTTACAAAGTTTGGCTTTATAAATATATTCTTTCCAAAAATATTTAAAAAATATTTGAATTTTTGTTTGTTAAATTCAGTTAAAAATATATAATTAATTTTTCTATAAGTTCCTAATAATTTATGGATAGTTAACATTAACACTACTATAAATGTTTGAATTCTTGAGTTTCTATAACATTTATATTTTAATGCAGGTATAAAAGATTTATTTTTTATACACTCTTCACAAATTTTTCCATTTCTATAAAGAATAGCACAAGGACATAAAAATCTAAAATTATGAATAGTTTGCACTACTGGAATTCTCTCATTTATTGCTGCATAATAAACAGAAGGTGAAATTAAAGGAAAAGTATTATGACAGTGAAGAATATCTATCTTATTTTTTTTTATAATTTTTTTTATTTCATAATAAGTTTTAAAAGACCATATTGTAGTAAAAGGAAGTAATAATAATTTTAATTTTGAAGTTCTTAATTCATTGTTATTACGAGTGTATTCAATTACTTCATGTCCATTTTCACGAAGCATTTCTACTTCATTTTTATAAACTGTATGTTCTCCTCCACCAATTTGATAAAAGTTATGAACCATCAATATCTTTTTTTTATTCATAATTATTTCTCCAAACCATCTTATTCACTATTCCCGTATAAGATTGTATTATTTTTACTACTTTAGTTGATACATCCTCTATATAATAAGGCACAGGTATTCCAAAATCACTATTTTCATTCATTGCTACTGCAAGTTCCACTGCTTGTTCCACTTCATTATTTGATATTCCTGCTAATACAAAACATCCTTTATCTAACGCTTCTGGTCTTTCTGTACTTGTTCTTATACAAATAGCAGGAAATGATTTATTTATAGAAGTAAAGAATGATGATTCTTCAGGAAGTGTTCCACTATCTGATATAACTGCAAATGCATTCATCTGTAAATTATTATAATCATGGAAACCTAATGGTTCATGTAATTTTACTCTTTCATCAAGTTTAAACTTTCTTGCTTCTAAAAATTTCTTACTTCTTGGATGGCAAGAATAAAGTATTGGCATATTATATTTTTCTGCTAAATTATTTATTGAAGTAAAAAGAGATATAAAATTAGTTTCTGTATCAATATTTTCTTCTCTATGAGCACTTAATAAAATATATCCTTTTTCATTAAGATTTAATTTATTTAAAATATTAGAATTTTCTATCTCTTTTAAGTTTGCTCTTAATACTTCTGCCATTGGTGAACCTGTTACATAAGTTCTTTCTTTAGCTACTCCAGATGCATTAAGATATCTTCTTGCATGTTCTGAATAACACATATTGACATCTGAAATAATATCTACTATTCTTCTGTTAGTTTCTTCGGGTAAACATTCATCAAAACATCTATTTCCTGCTTCCATATGAAATATTGGAATATGTAATCTTTTAGCTGCTATTGCTGAAAGACATGAGTTTGTATCTCCTAAAATAAGAAGAGCATCTGGTTTTACTTTTACCATTAATTCATAAGATTTCGCTATTATATTTCCAATTGTTTCCCCTAAATCTTTTCCAACAGCATTAAGATAATAATTTGGTTCTCTTAATTTCAAGTTTTCAAAAAATACTTGATTTAAGTTATAATCATAATTTTGTCCTGTATGAACTAATATTTGATCAAAATATTTATCACATTTTTTTATAACTTCTGATAATCTAATTATTTCAGGTCTTGTTCCTACTATTGTCATCAATTTTAATTTATTCATTTTTCTATACCTCTTCAAAATAAGTATCTGGTCTTTCTGGATTAAAACATTCATTACACCACATAACAGTTACTAGATTCTCTATATTACTTGTATTTATGATATTATGAGTATATCCTGGTATCATATCTACAACTGTCATTTCTTTACCACTCACTTTATATTCAATTACTTCATCTGTTCCTATTTTGCGTAATTGAATTATTCCTTCTCCTGCTACAACTAAAAATTTTTCATTTTTAGTATTATGCCAATGTTGCCCCTTTGTTATTCCAGGTTTACTTATATTTACACTTACTTGTCCTCTATCTAAACTTTTTATTATTTCAGTAAAACTTCCTCTATTATCTTCATTCATTTTTAAAGAATAACTAAAATCTTTGGGATTCAAGTATGAAAGATAAGTTGAATAAAGTTTTTTACTAAAACTTCCTTCTAACATATTAGGAATAAATAAAGTTTTTCTACTTTCTTTAAAACTATATAAAAGATCTGCTATTTCACCTAAAGTAATATGATGGATCTCTGGAATATAACAATATCCTTTTTCATCTCTTGTCTCATTTCCATTTACTGCCCTTAGAAGTTCTTCTAATAAATCATCAATATAGACTAAATCAAGTTCTGTATTTCTATCATTTACTTGAATAGGTAAATCATTCGCAATATTATTACAAAAAGTTGCAATTACAGAATTATAGTTAGGTCTGCACCATTTTCCAAAAAGATTCGGAAAACGGTAAATTAAAACTTTTGCACCTGTTTCTTTTGCATAATTTTTAAAAAGTTTTTCTCCTGCAAGTTTACTTCTTCCATACTCACTTCCTTCATATCTTCCCTCAAGTGATGCTTGAATAGATGATGAAAGCATAATAGGACAATTATTTTTATTTTTTTTAAGTAAATTTAAAAGTTTTTCTCCAAAATTAAAATTTCCTTTCATAAATTCAGAGTTATTTTTTGGTCTATTTACTCCTGCAAGATTAAAAATAAAATTAGCTTTTTTACAATATTCTTCTAATTCTACTTCACTATTTTTTATATCATATTCAAGTATTTCTAGATCATTTGGAAGTTTATGAACTTTATCTTTTCCATCTCTGATATTCTTTAAATTTTCAATTAAATTTTTACCTATAAAACCATTAGCTCCTGTCACTAAGATACTATAACTCATACTATTCAAAAATTCCTTTCAAAGCATTTTGAACATAATCTGTTGTTAAAATCTTTTTAACAACTCCAGCTACATCAAGTCTATTTGTATTATGACTTGTGTATGATTCTTCACTTTGAGTTTTAACTTCTCCAGCTATAATAAACTTATCATAATTTAAATTTCTACTGTCTGCAACAACTCTATAATAATTACCCATATCTTCTGCTCTCAATCTTTCTTCACTTGTCATAAGAGTTTCATATAACTTTTCTCCATGACGTGTTCCTATTATACTTGTCCCTGTATCTCCAAAAAGTTTTTGTACCGCTTTAGCAAGATCTTCTATGGTAGATGCATCTGCTTTTTGTATAAATAAATCCCCTGGATTAGCATGTTCAAAAGCAAACTGAACAAGTTCAACAGCTTCATCAAGATTCATTAAAAATCTTGTCATATTAGGATCTGTAATTGTAATTGGCTTTCCAGACTTTATTTGATTTATAAATAATGGAATTACACTTCCTCTTGAACACATAACATTCCCATATCTTGTACAGCAAATTATTGTTTTACTACGCTTTGCTGCAACCCTAGCATTAGCATAAATAACATGTTCCATCATAGCTTTTGATATTCCCATTGCATTAATAGGATATGCCGCTTTATCTGTTGAAAGGCAAACAACTTTTTTTACACCAGCTTCAATAGCAGCCCGAAGGACATTATCTGTACCCTCAATATTAGTTCTAACTGCTTCCATAGGAAAAAATTCACATGATGGAACTTGTTTTAAAGCTGCAGCATGAAATATATAATCTACCCCATCTACTGCTTCCTTAACAGAATTTAGCTCTCTTACATCACCAATATAAAATTGTACTTTATTTGCATATTTTGGATATTTAGATTGAAGTTCGTGCCTCATATCATCTTGTTTTTTTTCATCTCTAGAAAAAATACGAATTTCGTTTATATCTGTTGTTAAAAAATGTTTAAGAACTGTTTTACCAAAAGAACCAGTTCCTCCTGTGATCATTAAAGTTGCTCCAGAAAATGATGACATTAATAATACCTCCAATATTTAAAATTATTTTTTCTCTTAACCTAAAATTCTAATAAGCTCCTCTTTTATAAATAACATCTTTTAAAGTTTTAATTATTATAACTATATCTAACCATAAAGACCAATTTCTATAATAATATTCATCAAGTTTTAACCTTTCCTCAAAATCTGTATTGCTTCTACCATGTGTTTGCCACATTCCTGTTATTCCTGGCTTTGTTTTTATTATTTTTTCATAATATTTTCCCATATCTTTTTTTTCTCTTGGAAGATATGGTCTTGGGCCAACAAATGACATCTCACCTTTAAATACATTTATAAATTGTGGAAATTCATCTAAAGATGTTCTCCGCAAAAACTCTCCTATTTTAGTTATTCTTGGATCATT from Fusobacterium sp. SYSU M8D902 includes:
- a CDS encoding MBOAT family protein produces the protein MVIYFLLNRYNKNKCAKAWLVIASLYFYSYFNRMYLILIAISILINYFIGKRLSNNKVDIVQRRILLIFGVVFNLGILGYFKYYDFFVENINIVFKSNFHLLHIMLPLGISFFTFQQLSFVVDMYKRYHLIYDFLDYCLFVTFFPQLIAGPIVLPTEMLPQFEAESNKKINWENMNRGLYVFSIGLAKKVIIADTIANFANAGFDIMDKLNFIEAWLTSISYTLQLYFDFSGYCDMAIGIALMFNIVLPANFNSPYKSTNIQEFWKKWHMTLGRFMTNYLYIPLGGNRKGELKTLRNLFIVFLASGIWHGAGWNFIIWGMLHGICILIHRIWKNSGRKLNKLVGWFITINLVNIFWIFFRAKTVTEALRVIKGMFNIKGGILYIPQEDIELFIEYTNGKLRTYESVWCIIEFQEVAA
- a CDS encoding oligosaccharide flippase family protein yields the protein MKRIKVIKEILLNLIITVGISLSLFLVNKYFSLYLGIQNLGLMKLFTQLLAYLNLAEIGLSSASTYALYKPLAEKDYNQISVIINTIASLYKKISLFILIVGLLLNPIIPFFIKDKLKDVNIYLYWSLYVINTALSYSFAKYSVLFTADQKFKFVRLIQGESRIFCQILQIIIIIKFESFLIFILLLILDNIIQFIFYKIHYKKYYFNIFKTKITDKSITKNLKNLFWHKLAGLIVFNTDLILISKFISLEVVGIYASYQMIVQMIITLINIILSVLRPKIGKFIAENNKEEIFNCWRNLNIIFLNISILFSFCAYILIDDFIKLWIGNKYILPKQTTILIIINLFVQCFRGVTDVFKDGSGFFDDIQLPIIEAILNFVFSIVLLYYIGLNGVIVGTIISNILIISIARPVLVFIKCFNKDWKDYIEVYGNYLILLILSLFGLNLIIKSFIIFEINGWIEWIIYAIKISSISGIIIFIVFLLNKEFRNILKKIL
- a CDS encoding glycosyltransferase; its protein translation is MQNEVLVSIIVPIYNSEKWLKFCLDSILTQNYKNFELILINDGSKDSSGIICDNYAKRDSRIKVYHKKNEGVSAARNDGIKYSQGKYIQFLDSDDIIKFQMTKGLVELAERENADIVMCDFEILNEIEISNYIFQPILGVKIGKMNKLEAMKNILRIDGYQGFLWNKLLKKELLNMNKEIRFDNGISICEDLLFCCKYLSQANKIVYTSEKLYGYVQHENSLSHKIDKKILTSIEANRQIAIIYDKFFLPEGRSRYIYSIVNLFTMINFDVIKNKKKYLEKEIKEKKNWFKPKLHTRKECFVYYFLIMNPYLCGYIYIILKKIYKVIKNKQKKGKNIEKNKSY
- a CDS encoding glycosyltransferase family 4 protein, encoding MYSLIIYDTSNFKDFPIGGQLTSIRNFLLYITEEHPEECKKILLVGITTDECKVGKIQIINIGEKEFDFLPILYREVNLNNIKKSMRLEYLKALFKFRKYIPNGEKIIHYLHTPEAFIQIKLCHPFSKIAVFSHGDFFNMLRGFRFYRNNKLVNIFFNKFIEILLKKSDLIFTLDKVSLNKYLKYNKNVISVDNSIVIPKELPIRDTCHDPLRLLFVGRFSKVKRIDGIIKAVLPIRDKIELTILGDGEEKEYLENLIRENDAERHINLLSSVSPEKVKEYMKNNDVLIMNSIIEGKPMTILEAMSYGMPIITTDVGGISEIVKFKKNSLKIDGETESIISAINFSKNNYKILVKNSFLESKRFDFKIVNKKIFFLLKNMNSN
- a CDS encoding WecB/TagA/CpsF family glycosyltransferase; its protein translation is MIKQKLFKNYPKRVNIIGVPISVVNMDKCIEFLFDNWKLSHGNYICVSNVHTTVIAHDNIDYYKVQFESLLSLPDGKPLSIIGKRRYPEMDRVTGPDFMREVFKKSKEREITHFFYGSTQENLDTLIKKIKEKYPWIKIVGKEPSVFRDMNEQEENELANRINATKADFIWIALGAPRQELFCYRNRGKINGIMVGVGGAFSILAETIPEAPQWMKNMSLEWLYRLLQEPRRLLKRYVITNTKFIYYLLKNRIVGD
- a CDS encoding glycosyltransferase family 4 protein, whose translation is MNKKKILMVHNFYQIGGGEHTVYKNEVEMLRENGHEVIEYTRNNNELRTSKLKLLLLPFTTIWSFKTYYEIKKIIKKNKIDILHCHNTFPLISPSVYYAAINERIPVVQTIHNFRFLCPCAILYRNGKICEECIKNKSFIPALKYKCYRNSRIQTFIVVLMLTIHKLLGTYRKINYIFLTEFNKQKFKYFLNIFGKNIFIKPNFVKEFDISVKECMKNKVFIFYGRLEKNKGILSLVEMWQKVPKDYVLHIYGTGTYKKYIERIVKDNDNIIYYGFKEQKVIFQDILKSSAVLITSEWYETFGMGIPESFSLGTPVICTKLGTPKTIVEESKGGLIYKINDYNSFYNSLNEIVKNNKYYSENAKLYFDKKLNIKKNYERLCDIYDKAKII
- the wecB gene encoding UDP-N-acetylglucosamine 2-epimerase (non-hydrolyzing) is translated as MNKLKLMTIVGTRPEIIRLSEVIKKCDKYFDQILVHTGQNYDYNLNQVFFENLKLREPNYYLNAVGKDLGETIGNIIAKSYELMVKVKPDALLILGDTNSCLSAIAAKRLHIPIFHMEAGNRCFDECLPEETNRRIVDIISDVNMCYSEHARRYLNASGVAKERTYVTGSPMAEVLRANLKEIENSNILNKLNLNEKGYILLSAHREENIDTETNFISLFTSINNLAEKYNMPILYSCHPRSKKFLEARKFKLDERVKLHEPLGFHDYNNLQMNAFAVISDSGTLPEESSFFTSINKSFPAICIRTSTERPEALDKGCFVLAGISNNEVEQAVELAVAMNENSDFGIPVPYYIEDVSTKVVKIIQSYTGIVNKMVWRNNYE
- a CDS encoding NAD-dependent epimerase/dehydratase family protein; this translates as MSYSILVTGANGFIGKNLIENLKNIRDGKDKVHKLPNDLEILEYDIKNSEVELEEYCKKANFIFNLAGVNRPKNNSEFMKGNFNFGEKLLNLLKKNKNNCPIMLSSSIQASLEGRYEGSEYGRSKLAGEKLFKNYAKETGAKVLIYRFPNLFGKWCRPNYNSVIATFCNNIANDLPIQVNDRNTELDLVYIDDLLEELLRAVNGNETRDEKGYCYIPEIHHITLGEIADLLYSFKESRKTLFIPNMLEGSFSKKLYSTYLSYLNPKDFSYSLKMNEDNRGSFTEIIKSLDRGQVSVNISKPGITKGQHWHNTKNEKFLVVAGEGIIQLRKIGTDEVIEYKVSGKEMTVVDMIPGYTHNIINTSNIENLVTVMWCNECFNPERPDTYFEEV
- a CDS encoding polysaccharide biosynthesis protein, which translates into the protein MSSFSGATLMITGGTGSFGKTVLKHFLTTDINEIRIFSRDEKKQDDMRHELQSKYPKYANKVQFYIGDVRELNSVKEAVDGVDYIFHAAALKQVPSCEFFPMEAVRTNIEGTDNVLRAAIEAGVKKVVCLSTDKAAYPINAMGISKAMMEHVIYANARVAAKRSKTIICCTRYGNVMCSRGSVIPLFINQIKSGKPITITDPNMTRFLMNLDEAVELVQFAFEHANPGDLFIQKADASTIEDLAKAVQKLFGDTGTSIIGTRHGEKLYETLMTSEERLRAEDMGNYYRVVADSRNLNYDKFIIAGEVKTQSEESYTSHNTNRLDVAGVVKKILTTDYVQNALKGIFE